From one Perca fluviatilis chromosome 10, GENO_Pfluv_1.0, whole genome shotgun sequence genomic stretch:
- the LOC120567196 gene encoding protocadherin beta-16-like, translating into MYAFSSVNLNLHFIVRFTLKPCFHMEFKEHPRRGGVRWRLFGRLRGAVYLFIFQFIFLNQTKAQIRYSIPEEMKKGSLVGNVAQDLGLDLQRLRSGRARIVTGENIQYTELKTDKGTLVVNERIDREQLCGDVTPCSFTFEILLEKPMELHPVTIEVLDVNDNAPTFQNSHLKFEISESAVLGSRFDLESADDADVGENSLQNYILTPNENFVLKQHVNPDGSKYAEMVLQKPLDREEQPRLSLKLLAVDGGNPQRSGTVNIDVNILDANDNAPVFNQSVYKATVIENAPTGSHVVTVNASDIDSGLYGQVTYSFSKSKAGIADLFDIDEATGRIYVSKEIDFEEDKKIEFRVEAKDQGGLTDSSKVEIEVIDVNDNAPVINVMSFTSPVSEDSPAGTTIGIINVKDLDSGENGQVRCTIEGNVPFKIKSNVRNYYALMTDAALDRENLSECNITVIASDAGSPPLSTKRTFYLKVSDVNDNAPIFPRGSYSAFITENNYPGVSILSVNAKDPDENQNARVSYILEESEIGGSPVSEYVSINAESGVLQAVRCFDYEQIKQIGITIKAQDGGSPPLSSNVTVKILIQDQNDNPPQVLYPVQTGGSLVAEMVPRSADVGYLVTKVVAVDVDSGQNAWLSYKLQKATDRALFEVGLQNGEIRTIRQVTDKDAVKQRLTVIVEDNGHPSRSATVIVNVAVADSFPEVLSEFTDFTHDKEYNDNLTFYLVLALAVVSFLFITCLVVIISVKIYRWRQSRILYHSNLPVIPYYPPRYSDTLGTGTLQHVYNYEVCRTTDSRKSDCKSGRAGSQNVLIMDPSSTGTMQRIQSEKSILDEPDSPLEVSSIM; encoded by the coding sequence ATGTATGCGTTTTCCTCAGTGAATTTAAATCTTCATTTCATTGTTCGATTTACTCTAAAACCCTGTTTCCACATGGAATTTAAAGAACATCCTCGACGCGGAGGAGTAAGATGGCGATTGTTTGGACGATTGCGAGGGGCAGTGTAtctgtttatttttcaattcatTTTTCTTAATCAAACGAAGGCACAGATCCGGTATTCCATCCCAGAGGAGATGAAGAAAGGGTCCCTTGTTGGTAACGTCGCACAAGATCTTGGTTTGGATTTGCAAAGGCTCCGTTCTGGCCGGGCCCGTATCGTGACCGGAGAAAACATCCAGTACACGGAGCTGAAGACAGACAAAGGGACTTTGGTTGTGAATGAGAGAATAGACCGAGAGCAGCTTTGTGGTGACGTAACACCGTGTAGCTTTACATTTGAGATTTTATTGGAAAAACCAATGGAGTTGCACCCTGTAACGATAGAAGTATTGGACGTAAACGACAACGCTCCCACTTTTCAAAATAGTCACTTGAAATTTGAAATAAGCGAATCAGCTGTGCTTGGTTCCCGTTTTGATTTAGAGAGTGCGGACGATGCTGATGTTGGGGAAAACAGTCTGCAGAATTATATCTTAACTCCGAACGAGAATTTTGTTTTGAAACAACATGTGAATCCGGACGGCAGTAAATATGCTGAAATGGTGCTTCAGAAACCCTTAGATAGAGAAGAACAGCCACGCCTGTCTCTAAAACTGTTGGCCGTGGACGGCGGAAATCCACAGAGATCGGGTACGGTAAATATAGACGTCAACATTCTAGATGCCAATGATAATGCCCCTGTGTTTAATCAGTCTGTGTATAAGGCCACGGTGATTGAAAATGCACCAACAGGCTCTCATGTTGTTACTGTGAATGCAAGCGACATAGATAGCGGCTTATACGGACAAGTAAcatattcattttcaaaatcaaaagcagGGATAGCTGATTTGTTCGATATAGATGAGGCTACTGGAAGAATATATGTGTCCAAGGAAATAGATTttgaagaagacaaaaaaattgaGTTCAGGGTTGAAGCCAAAGATCAAGGCGGACTGACAGATTCTAGCAAAGTTGAAATTGAGGTAATCGATGTAAATGATAATGCTCCGGTCATTAACGTTATGTCATTCACGAGTCCTGTGTCAGAAGATTCCCCTGCTGGTACCACCATTGGCATAATTAATGTGAAAGATCTTGATTCAGGTGAAAACGGACAAGTAAGGTGCACGATCGAAGGAAATGTTCCTTTTAAAATTAAATCCAACGTGAGAAATTATTATGCATTGATGACTGATGCTGCATTAGATCGTGAAAATCTGTCAGAATGTAACATCACTGTTATTGCCTCAGACGCAGGATCGCCACCCCTCTCAACTAAAAGAACATTTTATCTTAAGGTCTCAGATGTCAATGATAATGCTCCAATATTTCCACGAGGCTCTTATAGTGCATTCATCACAGAGAATAACTATCCAGGTGTATCTATACTAAGTGTTAATGCTAAAGACCCCGATGAAAACCAGAATGCCCGTGTTTCCTATATTTTGGAAGAGTCTGAGATAGGCGGATCTCCAGTTTCTGAATATGTGTCTATAAATGCAGAAAGTGGAGTGTTACAAGCAGTGCGCTGTTTTGATTATGAGCAGATCAAACAGATTGGAATCACTATCAAAGCGCAGGATGGCGGCTCTCCTCCACTTAGTAGCAAtgtgactgtgaaaatactgatCCAGGACCAGAACGACAACCCTCCTCAGGTTCTGTACCCAGTCCAGACTGGTGGCTCTCTGGTGGCTGAAATGGTGCCTCGTTCAGCAGATGTGGGCTATCTGGTCACTAAAGTGGTGGCTGTTGATGTGGACTCTGGACAGAATGCCTGGCTCTCCTATAAACTGCAGAAAGCCACAGACAGGGCGCTGTTTGAAGTGGGCTTACAGAATGGAGAAATAAGAACTATCCGCCAAGTCACTGACAAAGATGCTGTGAAACAAAGACTGACTGTTATAGTGGAGGACAACGGGCACCCCTCTCGTTCAGCTACAGTCATTGTTAACGTGGCGGTGGCGGACAGCTTCCCTGAAGTGCTGTCTGAGTTCACTGACTTTACACACGACAAGGAGTACAATGACAACCTGACTTTTTACTTAGTGTTGGCTTTGGCTGTagtttccttcctcttcatcacgTGTTTAGTGGTTATTatatcagtgaaaatctacagATGGAGACAGTCTCGCATCCTGTATCACTCCAATCTCCCTGTGATTCCATATTATCCACCACGTTACTCAGACACTTTGGGGACAGGGACTCTCCAACACGTGTACAATTACGAGGTGTGCAGGACGACTGACTCCAGAAAGAGTGACTGTAAGTCCGGCAGAGCTGGTAGTCAGAACGTGCTGATAATGGACCCCAGTTCTACAGGGACGATGCAGCGgatacagagtgaaaagagCATCCTGGATGAACCAGACTCTCCTCTAGAGGTTAGTTCAATAATGTAG